The Glycine max cultivar Williams 82 chromosome 17, Glycine_max_v4.0, whole genome shotgun sequence genome contains the following window.
TGAGAAAAATACAAGTTTCACATATCGGCTAAAGATAAAGTACATACTTGAGCTAATTTTTGAGGTTGAGTTAAGTTTAAATTCAGATTTTAAGATGGTATTAAAGCATATCCCAAGATTCGTTCAAAGAATCACCTACCATATTATCTACGCTCCTTAAGCTagtttttggggttgagtttgATTTAAACTTACTTCATACACCATTAGCAACCATAGGCGATGTTAATTTATAATACCACTTTGTGCAGCAGACCGCACTGGATCTAGTGGTTAATTTGTCACCAATTGTCTCCCAACCACTATTATCTCGCAGCATACcatgttttgattttcttaaatcCTGTGAAGCTCCACACGCAGATCCAGGTTTACTATATCAACCACTTGGTTTGTATTGGTTAATTTTATTCTACGCCATGCATCCtttacatgaaattaaaattcatactcTTCAGGTGTCCATTCACGATTCTTGCCCCTTTCTAACAAAATATGAGCACGAGTATACACACTAACATAAGGCCTCTGAGGTAAGGCTGTTCCAATTTCCTTCCAATAATCTCTAATTTCAGGATGAGATCTGCAATGGAGAACCATATCTAGACCTTCATCTCCCAAACCATGAGACTCTCTATAATCAAAAACAGCCAACTTAATTTTCTTATCTGGCTTCTTCTGGTGTAAACCTTTTCCCAGGGATTAAGCCATCACAACAAACATCCACTTGATCAGAAAAAGTTACTCGTTTGGGTTTGGATGATCCACTGTGTGCAGGATTAGGAGACTCACCAATATCTGCCATAGCTTTCTTCTTTGTCTTCATCTTCTTGCATTGATCATCAACTTCATTGACATCACCTTCATTGCTATTGAACTCACTATTATTTTTGCTCTTGTCATgcagtttcttcttcttcatcttcctacCTTGACCATCATCTTCAccttcattgttttcaaactcCTTATACTCCTTACCTTTGTTCTCTTCActcagttttttcttcttcctcttcttttccTCCTTCTTGTATTGATTGTCGTCTTTATCTTCATTGCTTTTAAATTCATTGTAATCCTCATGTTGGCTTTCTGCATCTGATGGAGATCCAGATGGTTCAGTAGAACATTGAAAGGGAGTAATCGATGGAAGAGGACTTGAGGCATTCACACTTCTTGTACAACTTCTATTTGCCATTTGTCTCATTTATAGACTTTTAAGACAACCTATTCAACaaatataaaggaaaaatatcatataaaatgCAAACCACAAAATATCAACACACTAACAGAATAGTCATCAGACTCAGAGTATCACAATCAGAAGCAACGAAATTactcaaaagcaaaaaaatactgaaaaaaGAGAATATCACGGATATTGATTCAATCTTCAACCTAAACAAATCCCCTAACAATATTTAATGTGATCTGTTTATAATCCCAAAAGTTAAAGACCAAAGTTATTACAATTTCAACCTCCTCTAAACAATTATATCAGATTGGATGAAAGCAGTATACCATATTTCCTAACCAGAGATTACAATTACATCCTGCCCCTGTTAGAACTAGGACATGAACAAAATACTATCAGGTCATTTTCATCCACTATATAACGTTCTCTGGAAGAGGAGTGTACAAGTAATAATGGGGAGTGTAAATAGCTTTTGCCTTATTCAGTACCACAGGAGACACGCCGTTGTCCCacatttatgtttatatttttattaagataaatttgatatattgtaacaattttttttattatagattgacgtgtatattaattttaatccattaatttattttttgcttaataCATGTTTATATGTACTTTTTATGGTTCtgtgttatttttagtttaacaatttaatattttttaaattcatatgtATCTATGTACATGTTATTTACTTTTGTGTTTCTAATATAGTAATTTACTATTTATCTTGATATTTTGCTCTCTAAAAATATGTACCAACTATCCTTTAGATTATATTTTACCAAttacattgtttttttaaaggtCGTTTGTAAATATTTGATCACGTTTaatgttttttcaataaatttatgtgttgagtaaaaaaagtcaaaaagaTGGAgtataatcatttttcatttggCTTATCAGCCTTGTGTGTTCTCATTTCTATTCTCGTTTCTATtgtatgaatatatttttatttaactaatttgatatattgtaaaaaattattttaattggcGTGTACTTTTTACTTCTTGGATAAGATGCTAAGCTAATGagaaatttgtaaaattataattttttatatttttaaaatataattttagattatttcTAAAGAGACATCTATATTATGAAGAAGGTACAGCCATGAGCAACTGACCTTTTACCCTTctttttcacaaaaataaaaaatccctcattatttttttgttctctttgtACCACTTATTTCATATTGCATCCGGTAAATTAGATCAAGTGAcacctttttttattctttttttattttctccttctccaaacatttttttatcaaattttttcttttgatcacttttttttatccataaggTTTGAATCTAATATCCTACTTAAAAGAGACTAAATCACTCAAACCAACTTattaattctctctttaaacgttctctttctttaattaacaaatactaataattcctcaaaaaaaaaagagaacaaaagagatcaatccaataatttaatgattaacACAAAGTGGGTTCTTTTAAACCTGAAAAcgaaagttaaaataaatgaatagaaaacttaaaaatgcattagatataattaaattttatttaattttatacttcccaaaagagttttttaaaaaagtcacACATATTAGTATATTCATTCAACACAATCTAAAAggtttgaaatattaaaaaggaaagaatatcaagaagcaTTCTCACAACTTGAAACAACTTGAACaatacaaagaaaacaaaaataaagaagaaaagtagagaaaaaaaaaagaataactaTGCATTCCAATTACTAAAATTACCAATTAAATGGTGGTCAAATTCATTTAAAGCAAATTCATCTAAATACCAAAATCTTCCTTTGTCCTTGTTAGCAACAACATAAAATTTTCCATCAGTTACTTTACTCTTATCTTCACCTTCAGCCTTCTTTCCTTCGTTATTTGCTTTATTATTGTCAACACATTTTTTCATATCTTTTGATCACTTTCCTTGGCACCATAGTTTCAGacgcatttttttttacctgttTTGGAGAGAACGTTACTATCACCGGCATGTTGATCAGTGTTATTTTGTTCTTCCGAATGAACTTCATAAAAAATGGTCAATATCTTACTTGCTTCTGTATCTGTGTCATTATGGGGATCTGAACCCATAGGTGGAAGGATTTTTTCATGCTCTTCTAATAAGCCAAAATCTGCCGCCTCCAAGTTTAAAATTAGTCaatgtggaaagaaaaacaccaaaagaaaagaaaaccataAACCTTGTACTAATCCAtaatttgcatatatatttCATATCCTATTAAGAGGGGGAAAAGtccttcaaaataaataaaaaagaggggaaaaaaggatagaaaaataaaataaaattaacagagAGATAAGTTTATTAGATcaacaattaagaaaaaaataagagtatAACGTAActttaattaacaaatattaaaagttcCTCAGAAAAATTGAGAGACCAAGTGTATAACACTGGATGATTTTTATCCATGCTTAAAGAATGCTATGCATTTAAGGAGTGGCATAATATGTTTGATAACATttatgtttgattgtgtttatgaatagatgttattttatactattaatacATTACTTATTTCATTCCAAGTGGCCAAAAGATGAACATAACATACAATATAAAGTATCGAGATAAAATGTTGAATGATTATCCAAATCTTTTTAGATACAGCTTAATTGTGCTTTCTTCTTAACTAAATTCTGCTTCCTTCATGCTCCAAGCATTCAGTTCAGAGATCACCACACTCTGGCTTCCATTGTTGAAAACATAAAGATGTGCATCTTTGTCAATAGCCAACGAGGGATAAACTCTACTGGTAATACAAATTCTCCCTTTCTCCCCAAAACTCTCAATAATGGAGCGGTCAATCTGCATAATATTATGAACCTATATATATCAAACTAGCAAGCATGATATtggaaaaaaattcaactttCACGTGGATTCAAATTAGGTCTGAATTCACATAAGATGTAGGATTCTAAGATATGTAGGatgatatttattattagtaataAACATACCAAACTTCTAAGTGAAATCGTCTTGACATTAGGGTCAATGTCAAAGATTGTTCCATATGGGGTTTTATCAAGGTCCTGCCTCAATGAAGACCTGTAAAGGGTACACAACTCTCGTATATTCTCAATCATAAATaactattgaaaataaaatataagcacCATAGTTTACAAATTAAATAGGGAGGATAACAGAAATAACCTGCTTTGGTCACTGCACATGAGGCATAAATATCTATTGGGAGCTCTATATATTCTGAAGAAAATTGCAGTGTGTTCTGTTTGGTCCTCAGATGCTAAAGCTAACAAACCAAATGGCCCTATTATGCCACTTCTTGATGCATATTCTTCACTACACAGCAAGTGAGAATCAACTTCACTTTCATCTAGCCACTCCGCATTCTCTAGTTCAGGTAGCTCAAACAACACTTCTACATCGACCTTGAAAGGTtaagttttaaagaaaaaaatcatcattgatGTTGTCCTAGGTTTTaaagttcataaaaaaaaagaatataataaatacaGCACCAGTGTACTTACTTGTGATGCAGTAATACCAGAGACTTCAATAGTTGATCCACCAATTAGTTTCTCTCCCGTTATGCTAACTTGTTTGTCACGTAGTTTTTCTACCTCTTCAATTGGCCACTGCATCAACCACTTCCCACTTTTATCAAGCCAAACTTGCCTTGGAATACTCTACATAACCAAAAAATACACTATCAAGTCCTAAAATACCTGTAgggtgctgaaataattgaaagaaaatactCAACATGGAGATAAAATACCTGTAGACCAGCCCATCCTTTCTCATAATCATCTTGTGTGGTGTCACACTCCTTTGACCATCCCCACAATATCCTTCTTTTCTTGGCATTGTCAAAAAATGACTTGGAAGCATAAAACATTCCATGGTCCAATATCAAGTCCAAACCAGTTCttgcccaatcagcatcagGAATAAACTTTTCCTGATCAGGAAAATATTCACCAAGAAAATAGTATTCTAGTTGTTTGTTTTGATAACTCATTTTCAAGACATGCTTGACACTGGAGTTTTGGATTGATGTATCAACCCCACTCTTTGAGCCACTTATGTGCACTGGAAAGAAATCTGGACACTCAAACATTCCAGTATTGTCTGATGCATACAAAGGATTGGGATGCAGTTTCCAATTAACAAAATCATCACTATGGTAGAGAAGAGCCTTCCCATCATCACCCGTTTTGGCACCAATAATCACTCTCCATTTTCCATCACCTCCTTGCCATGCAGTTGTCGGGTCTCTGAAACCCTCCACATCAATTCCACTTGGTGGAATCATGATAGGGTTTTGGGGGTCTTTCACCCATTCCCTTAAGAAGGGGTCTGATAGATTCTTTGGCATAGCCAAGTTCTGAATTTGATGTTTGTTAGTATCACTCCCTGTATACATGATAACAGGTTTTTCCACTGGGAGGGTTGTGATTGAGCCTGAATAACAGCCATTAATGTCATAGGACTCACTTGGTTCAAGAATATGGTTT
Protein-coding sequences here:
- the LOC100806753 gene encoding fructan 6-exohydrolase, yielding MIMEINASPDNINSVKYNVHEKQPYRTWYHFQPPQNWMNDPNGPMYYKGVYHFFYQHNPYAPTFGRHMVWGHSVSYDLINWIHLNHILEPSESYDINGCYSGSITTLPVEKPVIMYTGSDTNKHQIQNLAMPKNLSDPFLREWVKDPQNPIMIPPSGIDVEGFRDPTTAWQGGDGKWRVIIGAKTGDDGKALLYHSDDFVNWKLHPNPLYASDNTGMFECPDFFPVHISGSKSGVDTSIQNSSVKHVLKMSYQNKQLEYYFLGEYFPDQEKFIPDADWARTGLDLILDHGMFYASKSFFDNAKKRRILWGWSKECDTTQDDYEKGWAGLQSIPRQVWLDKSGKWLMQWPIEEVEKLRDKQVSITGEKLIGGSTIEVSGITASQVDVEVLFELPELENAEWLDESEVDSHLLCSEEYASRSGIIGPFGLLALASEDQTEHTAIFFRIYRAPNRYLCLMCSDQSRSSLRQDLDKTPYGTIFDIDPNVKTISLRSLIDRSIIESFGEKGRICITSRVYPSLAIDKDAHLYVFNNGSQSVVISELNAWSMKEAEFS
- the LOC102667437 gene encoding protein MNN4 — translated: MANRSCTRSVNASSPLPSITPFQCSTEPSGSPSDAESQHEDYNEFKSNEDKDDNQYKKEEKKRKKKKLSEENKGKEYKEFENNEGEDDGQGRKMKKKKLHDKSKNNSEFNSNEGDVNEVDDQCKKMKTKKKAMADIGESPNPAHSGSSKPKRVTFSDQVDVCCDGLIPGKRFTPEEAR